CGCGTCGTCCAGCCGTCCGGCGTTGGCGTACATCTCGCCGAGGATGGCGTCGTTCTGCGCCCAGAAGGCCGCGTTGTTCCCGGGGTCGCGGTTCACGAACAGGAAGGCGCCGGCGAGCGCCACCCCCGACACCGCCGCCGCGCGCCCCTCGCGCCGCCGCGCGAGATCGACGAGGGTGACGATCGCCTGGGCGGCGAAGACGGTGAGAAGCGGCACCGCCGGCATCCGGTACCGCGACTGGGTGAAAAAGATGACGGCGGAGAGGAGGAATGCCGCCACCACGGCGTAGAGTGGAAACATCTCTCGGAAGCGCCGGGCGGCGAGCGCCATCCCGACCAGCGCGAGCGGCGCCATGAGGCCGAACCCGGCGAGCGGAAGCGACAGCGTCGGCGAGAAGCGGCGGAAGTTCTCGTAGAAGAAGTTGTCCGGGCGCTCGAAGGCGTTCCAGAAGACCGAGAGCTTGTCCCACAGGAGGGGGATCGCCGCTCCAGGGTGCGAGGAGAGGTAGCGCGCTCCCTCGTCCCACCAGAACCGCGACGAATCGCTGCGCGTGACCGGGCGGCCGAGGCGCCGCGCCGCCTCGGCGCGGAAGTCCTCGTGCTCGAAGAAAGGGTCGGGGCGGACGAACGGCGGAGGGGAGTAGCGCCCGGAGGCCCCCTCGTGGTTCCCGGTGTAGAAGTTCTCGCCGCCGCCCGTCGTGATCAGGACCACCTCGCCGGTGGCGGCCAGGTTGTGAGCCGTCGCGGGGGCCACGGCGACCGCCCAGCCGGC
This window of the Acidobacteriota bacterium genome carries:
- a CDS encoding glycosyltransferase family 39 protein encodes the protein MSERRSHPWIDPGAVFVLAIGLRLAYVRDIEIAGLGSFLRLDPLYYHEWGARIARGEWVGAQPFEMSPLYPYLLGAVYRIFGEGLLAPKIAQAFLGALTCALVTVLARRLSGRAAGLVAGLLLATYGPALFYDGQINKTTLAMFLSALLASALVVSEGRRKGWIAFAGLVLGLAALVHENVNLAAPLVVAWLIFPVGIVPWNERGARALIFAAGWAVAVAPATAHNLAATGEVVLITTGGGENFYTGNHEGASGRYSPPPFVRPDPFFEHEDFRAEAARRLGRPVTRSDSSRFWWDEGARYLSSHPGAAIPLLWDKLSVFWNAFERPDNFFYENFRRFSPTLSLPLAGFGLMAPLALVGMALAARRFREMFPLYAVVAAFLLSAVIFFTQSRYRMPAVPLLTVFAAQAIVTLVDLARRREGRAAAVSGVALAGAFLFVNRDPGNNAAFWAQNDAILGEMYANAGRLDDA